DNA sequence from the Leptolyngbya sp. SIO1E4 genome:
TGGTCTACTCGAGGCAAAGAAACCGATCGCACTACTGACCGCTAGCTTGAGTGATGCACATCTGGTTCCTGTTTTTGAAGATGGAGACTTTGACATCCCGTCTGCTGTAGTTTCGACCTATGATGCCAACATCATTGCACAAAGCGATCTACCGATTCATTTAAAAATTACCAGTCGAAGGCAGCAAGCCATAGGCGCGAATGTCATTGCGAGAAAAAATCAGACGAGTCAAAACAAATTGGTTGTCACGGCTCATTTTGATACCAAGCCGGGAACGTCAGGGGCCCTTGATAATGCCGTAGGGGTGACCGTATTGCTGACTTTGTCAGAAATGTTCAAAGATATCTCCCTAACAGACGTTGGCCTTGAACTCGTTGCCTTTAATGGCGAAGATTATTTCTCGACCCCTGGGCAAATATCCTATCTTGATGCATACGGGGGTGAATTTGACCGGATCAACCTTGCTGTAAATTGCGATGGATTAGGGTTGAATAATAGCAAAATCGGGGTATCCCTGATGGAATGCTCCGACAACTATGTCGCTCAAGTTGATTCCATCAATCAAGCATTTAGCAATATTGAAAAATTATCCCCTTGGTATCAAGGAGACCACATGCTATTTGCTGCAGCACAGGTGCCGACTCTTGCGATAACTTCTACGGAGATATTCAACCTGATGGATACTGTGATTCATACTAAGCATGATCAGCCCAGCCTGGTTGATCCGGGGTTAGTGCTTGAGGCTTGCTTTTTTATAAAAGAGATTATGAATTTAAGAAAAGAACAAAACACACCGATATGCTAAAAGCCGCTGATGGGACAGAGTCAGTCCGCTATTTTGCGGCTTGATCGAAACAAGCCCCTGGTCTTGAAAGGGACCACGGGCTTGTTCATCAGGGCAGCCTCAAACTAATCGCGATCGCCAGTATCGGTGTGGCATTTAGACCTCTGAAAATCTTTCACGGAGGATGGTCTATTTTGCCTTTTGCTTTTGCTACAAATTCTAGAGCGGCTTGACCGGTATATGGATATCCACAATGTGCTTGCCTTCTGGATGCTCTTTAGGATCATTCAGATAATCTTCAAAGCACAAGCCGTCTGCTGGCTGATAGCCGCTCTCCGGTAGCCAAGCACCCATCAAAGCATTCCAGGCTGCCTCATACTGATCGCTGTTGATCTCAAAGTGACCGACTGCATAAGTCGCAGCGTGGATGACCATCTTGCCAATCTCACCCTCAACCTGGGTATCCTCAGGCACCGTCATGCAAACACTTAACCGCAGCTTGGCATCGTCGGTGATCTCTGGAGAATCGTGATAGACAGACATCAGCTTAGAACCCGGCCTACCCAGCAACCCTCTGGGCCCTGCCCAAGTACAGAGCTTACCGAATAGTTGTCCGAACAACTCAGTATCTCCCTGGTAGGGACCGACATGTCGCACATAGGCAACCGTCATATCAGGCAGCGCTTTAACTTCGACATCAAAATTGAGATCTCTCTTAAGGTCACTTGTCATCGTTAACCTCCACCGCAAATGATTTAGTGCATTACTACTGTAGAGAGCGACAACGTCATATTCTTGTTGCCAGTTGCGGAGCGTTTGCCCCTGTTTGCTATCTGTTTTGCAATTCTTGCGATCTATTTTGCCGTGACACTCGCGCCACTCGCTGGCAGTCAGCCCGAATTTGTCTCGAAAGGCTCTAGCAAAGGTGGCCGAACTGGAAAATCCGCAATCAATCGCAACTCGGGTGATGGGTTTGGCAAGGTTGTTGAGGAGCAACGCCGCTGCTTTTTCTAGTCTGACCCGTTGGACAAACTGGCTGGGTGTCTCGCCCACCATTGCCCGAAAGATGCGATGAAAATGGTAGGGAGAAAACATGGCTACCTCAGCTAGCTTAGAGAGCGCCAGTTCGCACCCCAAGTTGGCCTCAATGTAGTCAAGCACACGATTAATGCGGGACTGATACTCAGCTCTGAGTTGTATTTGCCTATCATGCATAGTTTGTGCATAGCCCATCAATCCACCAATTGTATAAACTGACTACTCCCTGTGTGGACTGGGTATCTATTGCTTCATGATTGCCATCATGTTAATCATTGTCAGCATGTTCGAAGCGATAGACGTAAAAGAGCTGCCGGAGCTTTCTGAGTAATCCGGCGGCGATCGCCATCACCCCAGCACCGCCCATCAATCCCCAAAATGCCAGGGGCGGTGCAACCCATAACGATGCAGTGGTGGGGTTCATTACCGTGTGTGCAGCCATTGCTCGGGCATCTACCATCAGCCCTGCAATGAGGAGACCAACAGCAACTATCGTGGCGATCGCCGTCAGTCGGTCAATCCGCTTCAAGGCCGTCTGACAGTAGTGACAATGCTGAGTATGGGTAGACCACACATCAAAGAGCTTATCCTTGTCGTGTTCTGCCGGGGGCAAGGTCGGGTCACAAGACTCATCCCAGGGCACCCCTCCCCCTGCCCGGTACTCTAACCATTGGCGGAAGGTAATAATCATTTTGTCTTGGGGATTGGGAGTATATACTTCGTCGAGCCAGCGATCGCGCCCCCGTTGTCCCAATGTCCGTTCCTGATAATGCAGAAACACCAGGTCTTGATGCAAAAACAGGGAGGCTAGAATATGGCCGAACCATTGAGGCATCGGCAGCGCAAAAAAGCCCAGCCCTGGGGGTGTTTTGCCAGCTTCATTTTTGACCAGGATTTGACAGCCAATGTGGCGGCACCAGCCGGGTCGGGTGGGGGTGGCATACAAGACTAAAATCAGCTGTCCCCCATCGGTGAAGGTGGAGGAAATTTTCATCAAACAGGGGGGCTGAAAATCATGGCTTGCCGATACAACCGTCGACGACGTGGAGGTGACACCAAAGGCAAAGCCCTCTTGAGTGGAGACCTCTCGCAGGCGCGGCATGTCGTAATAGCTGGCATCGGTGTAGCGACTGCCCATAATGCCGTGATGGGAAACAGGCACATGGGCTGGGTCTGCCACATTTTCCATGAAATAGTCCCACCCGTAGGGTAAATCTCGCTGGTTCCAAAAGAGCTTGATCACCCGATCCGACGACTCTTCTATCTCTGGAATCAGGCGGGGCGATCGCCCTTGGCTGTTGCTGACTCCCGATTCCCCGGCTTCTGGCCATACCCACAATAACCCCTGCTGCTCTTGGGTGGGGTAGGCGATCGCGCAGGCTTGGGGACGACTACAGTTGGCGGCTTCAATTGTTTTGTCTTTCGATTGGGGAATGCTGACGCACTGCCCGTTCTTATCAAATCGCCAGGCATGATACGCACAGAGTAACGTGCCGTCAGCTTCTACCCGCCCTTCCGATAATGGCGCTAACCGATGAGGGCAGGCATCCTCAAAGCACTGCCACTGCTGCTGGGCGTCTCGCCAGATCATGACGGATTTTCCTAACACTTGTAGAGCATGAGGGCGAGATGGATCAAGGGTTTCCACGACTGCGATGGGGTACCACTGTTGGGTCCATTGAAACGTATCGTTAGCTGCCTCAGAGGTAACTTGGTCAGCAGGGGAGTTTGACTCAACAGCAGGAACGAATCTCACATCAGTGGTCATGGGTTGGGTCAGGATAGAGGACAACGATTCAGTGCAACCTATGGGCAAGCCAATGCCAACACGCTGTTGCTCAAAAAACGCATACGAAACTTAATATAGCAACCGTAGCGCGATCGCTTTTCTACTCAGGAGGGCGATGGTGCAATTCCTCAGGGTTTGGGAGATTGCAACACTGTGCCAGAATTCGACTGCTGGGTTGGCGTGCGATCGCGTAGATACTCAGCTAAAAATCGCACCTTATCTTCTAATATCTGGAAGCTTCAAATGAGCCGGTTACTCGCGTTGGTATTCTTTTAAGAAAGGCTCATTCAGGGAGAATCTTGATGTACGCATTCAGGAAAGCTGGAGTGGAATCAATCGATACACTTGTGCATCTTTGGGCCGAAACATTTACCCAAGCCTATGACACCATCCATAGCCCGGAGAATATCCGTGCGTATTGCGCTAAAAACTATTCAAAAAAGGACGCGATCGCGGTTTTATCGAGTAACCAATTTGATTGCACGCTTGCATATCGCGAAAATTTGCCTGTGGGTTACTACATCCTTAAACACCAGCCGTGCCCAACGCAGCTAGATGGCGATTCATATGAGTTAAAACAGATATATATTCTGTCGAGTGAGTATGGAACGGGTCTCGGGAGGACGCTCTTTAAACATGCCTTTGAGGTTACCCGACAGGCAAACTGCAGATGGATATGGCTCTGTGTTTCTGATTCTAATTATCGAGCGCAGAAGTTCTATAAAAAGCTTAAGTTTGAGCCCATTGCCCCTGGGCCGTTTTTGGAGGTGGGGACGGATAAATTGGCATCAACGATCATGGTCTTGCATATCGGAGAAGCCTAACTTGGGCAAGTATTTATTCTTTACAGGTTATGGTATTTTTGATCTACCGCCTCTTGAAACTTAAAAATGCGGCGTGATTCTATTTTCTATCGATTGTTTCAGCAGTCTCCAGCATTGTTGTTTGAGTTGCTAGATGACCCTCCCCCCAACGCTCAGGATTACCGCTTTGATTCTGTCGCGGTGAAAGAACCTAAGTTTGAAATTGATGGGGTATTCTTGCCACCGGAATCAGATGCACAGGGAGTGGTTTATTTCTGTGAAGTTCAGTTTCAAAAAGACGAGCAGCTTTATGAGCGGTTATTTGGGGAGTCGTTTCTATATTTCTATCGCAACCGCAGCCGCTTCAGTGACTGGCAAGCCGTGGTGATTTATCCGTCCCGAACGATAGAGCAGAATCAGATCTATCCCTATCGTGCATTGTTGAGAAGTGAGCAGGTACAACGGGTTTATCTGGATGAATTAGGTGCAATTGAACAACTACCGCTTGGAGTTGCTCTGATGGCACTGACAACGGTGGATGAGGCTATTGCACCAGAAGTTGCGAGGGAACTGCTGACCCGTTCTCGTCGGGAGCCCCTTTCTGAAGCGGTCAGTCGCACCATAATGGACATGGTGACGACAATCATAGTTTACAAATTCACGAATTTAAGTCGGCAGGAGGTTGAAGCTATGTTGGGGCTGAACTTGCAGGAAACTCGGGTATATCAAGAAGCTAAAGCGGAAGGAGAACAGATTGGAGAACAAAGGGGGCTTGAGCAAGGGGAGCGATCGCTCATCCTCCGCCAACTGACTCGTAAAGTCGGAGACATTCCACAAGAGCTGCGATCGCAAGTCGAGCAATTATCGTTAACTCAATTGGAATCTCTAGGAGAAGCACTGTTGGATTTCTCGACACGCCAGGATTTGATTGCTTGGTTAGAGGGCGATCGCGCAGAGGACTAGCCAAGGTTGCATCTTGCAGTAGTTCTGTCTATCGGCGATCACTCCATCAACGCCTTCAACCTCCTTTACATGACTACAAAATGACGCCTCAAATACGGGTTGCCACAGACATGGATTTAGAGAACTTGGCTAGTCTGATTACTATTTTCCGAGATCATTTGGCTCAACAGACTCCTCATAAAGCTGCTATCTTAGCCTCCTTGAGAAAGCTATTAGCTGAAGACGATGTAGAGTTCTTAGTAGCTGATATCGGTGACGGTATTACTGCTGCATACACACAAACTCGGTACTATTATTCTCTATGGTCTACGGGTTTTGAAGCGCAAATCGAAGACGTGTTCGTAATGCCTACTGAAAGGAAGAAAGGTATTGGTGCGAGACTCGTTCAACGTGTCGTGTCTCGTGCCCGCGAACGCGGTTGTTGTTTGATTACTTTGAATACCAACGAACGCAACGCTTTGGCGCTACACCTATATACTAAGGCTGGTTTTGTCGCTGAACGCTCACGATGGAAGGGTGGTCGTCAGCTCTGGCTTGAACTGCCTCTGTAGAAGCAGCTCAACAGTGAACCCCCTCTCAAAAGCCCCGAGCAGTATCAGCTGTAGCGGAAAGACTGTGCGCCAATGGGATCAAAAAATATTGACCTACCCGTAGAGCAGCTTCAAGAATTTTGTCAGCGCCACCAAATTACTGAATTTGCGCTATTTGGCTCAGTTCTACGCGATGATTTTCGTCCCGATAGCGATATTGACGTGCTGGTTACCTTTGATCCCAATGCTAACCGTGGTTTGTCCGAAACCCTACAAATGAAAAATGAACTGCAAGTCATCTTTGGCCGCAAGGTTGACCTTATTGTCAAAGCAGCCATTGAACGCAGTGAAAACTGGTTGCGTCGTAAGAATATCTTGGAATCAGCGCAGGTGATTTATGCCGCGCGACCATGAGTTCTTAATTGATATTGAACGGATATCTAGACGCGTTCTTCGGTATGCGAGCGGCATTAATCGCGCCACTCTCGGAACAAATGATGAGAATGTGTCTGCTATTCTCTAGCAAATTACGTTTATCAGTAACGCATCTAAACGGCTATCTTCAGAATTTCGACAGCGACACCCGGAACTTTCCTGGCGCGAGATTGTCGGAATACGCAACGTAATTGTGCATGAGTATGACCAGGTTGATCTGGATGTTGTATGGGATGTTATTCAGACTAAACTGCCTGAACTTTTAGCTGTGTTGCAACCTTTATTGCCTGAAGAAAATGAGTGAAGTTTCTTAACATAAACATCCCCAGGGATTAAGAATTGAACGCATTTCCGAAAACCCCAAAACGGTGTTGGTTATGACAGAAAGACGATGCGCTAGCGGTGGTTGGGATGTTTGGAGTGCGAAGACTGCGCAGATTATTGATGTATGGACTCATGGGTTTAGTCCTAGCGGTCAGTCTGGCAACCTGCGATCGCCCCGAATCTGCTAACCAGACTGAACCCTCCTCCGAACTCACTCCCTTAGCCGAGGTTGCAGAACTACCTGACCCCGAACTGCCCGAGTGGATTGAGGAGATTAGTCCCATGGGCAAGGCGAATACCCTGGCCCAAATCCGCATTCGGTTTACGGATCCTCTGGTGGCAGTCGAAAGCTTAGAAAGCCCAAACCGTACTGATGTCCTCGAAAAATTTGAGGTCTTCCCTGAAATTCCGGGGCAGTTCCGCTTCTTGACACCACGAATGGTCGGCTTTCAGGCCGATCGCGCCATTCCAAAGGCGACCCGTTTGCGCATCACTCTCAAATCGGGCTTAGCAGATCTTGCAGACCATCAGTTAGAAGAGGATCTTGCCTGGACCTTTGAAACGGAACCCATTGAACTGACCAATCTGCCAGGGACTGAGAGGCTTTTAGGCTCTGAGGAAAATCCGATGGGGCTAGACCCCACGCTGGAATTTAACGCCAATGTGCCCCTGGATTTATCATCTCTGCGTCAGCATCTCAGGCTGATTCCCGGGGGGCAGGCGACTGCGGAGGCGCAGGAAACCTCAGAAGAACAAGCGGTCCCTGAAAATCAGGCCGAGGGCGTCTCCGTGCGGGTTGTCGAGGCGGTGTATGACGAAGATGAAACGGATCCATCCCCTCAAGCGCAGTTCGGGACGGCTGAGCGCCCCTGGAAATACCATGTCACCCCAGAGCAGCCGTTGGAAAAGGGAACCCGTTATTTCCTCGCGATCGCGCCGGGGGTGCGCCCAGCGGGGGGCAACCTACCGACCGCCAATAGCATCGACAGTCAGGTGATGACCTACAGTTCTCTCGCCTTTAAGGAGTTAGAACTGAGGGAATCTGGGGGACGCTTCACCAACGGTTGGGCGCAACTCAACTTCAATAACGGGCTGATGGCGGATTCCGTCGATGGGCAGATTACGGTTGAGCCTGCGCCTAAAGAGGGCATGCGCCTGGTACGGGCTTACGATAATAGTTCCTCCGTCAGCATCAACGCTTGGGCGTTAGAGCCGAACACGACCTACACCTTCACCCTCGGCGCCGACTTAGAAGACCGCTTTGGCCAAACCCTGGGTGAGCCCGTCACGGCTGAGTACACCACTGGCGACTTGAATGCCGAAATCTGGGCACCGACAGGGCTGAACATCTTTCCTGCCAGCCAAGACCTGCAGCTCAACCTATCCCTGGTGAACCTACCCGATGCCGCCTATAGAGCCGCCTATAAAGTGGTGCAGCCCACAGAACTGGTGAACACAGACACGGCCTATCCGCGCAGCGATCGCCCCAGCTTGCTGCCCGATAAAGGAACCTGGCAGTCATACCCCATCACCGCTGAGAAGAACGAACTTCTCGATATCACCGTGCCCCTGCGGGAGCAGTTGGGTGGCACTGCTGGAATGCTGGCTTATGGGGTCACTGCTCGCACAACCCCCTATGACGACAATGGCACCCAGCGCTGGCAAAACCCCGAATACTACGGCCTGGTGCAGCTTACAAACCTAGGTGTCTTTGCCCAGTGGTTCCCGGAGTCTGGCCTGGTGCGGGTACATCATTTGTCAGACGGCTCAGTAGTGAGCGGGTCTCCCGTTGCCATCTACCGGGCTTATTTCGATGACGAGACTCGTCCCACTGGCACACCTCAGCCTTGCGCCACCGGCACCACGGACGATACAGGCACGCTGCGGCTCGCGTCTCAAGCACTGCAAACCTGTATGGGCGGGGCTGAGAGTTTTGGAGAGCCACCGGAACTGCTGGTGGTTGCCCGTGAAGGAGACGATTGGGCCTTTGTGCATACTCGATTCTTCAGTGGGGATTACGGCTACGGCATCTATGCAGGCTGGAACGGTGCTGGGCCAGAATCTCGCGGCACCGTGTTTTCCGATCGCTTCCTCTACCAACCGGGAGAAACGGCTCGGTTGACGGGTAATGCCTACTATCTCCAACGAGGTACGCTCAACCAGGATGCTAACACCGCCTACACCATTACGGTGACAGACCCCGAGGGAACTGCCATTGATTTGGGCACCCAGACTACCAATGACTTCGGCACCTTTTCTGTGAGCTGGGATA
Encoded proteins:
- a CDS encoding M28 family peptidase; the encoded protein is MKEPVMQTRHQYLKQIQQHIRELSVNIGERPTGSAANHRAENYIKQILMRNKFQVDLQKFNCIDWEKGETTLSTGATRFRAEPSPYSLPCDLQANIEVIENIAQLEQVDLSGKIALLRGELTQEPLMPKNFRFYNPEHHQKIIGLLEAKKPIALLTASLSDAHLVPVFEDGDFDIPSAVVSTYDANIIAQSDLPIHLKITSRRQQAIGANVIARKNQTSQNKLVVTAHFDTKPGTSGALDNAVGVTVLLTLSEMFKDISLTDVGLELVAFNGEDYFSTPGQISYLDAYGGEFDRINLAVNCDGLGLNNSKIGVSLMECSDNYVAQVDSINQAFSNIEKLSPWYQGDHMLFAAAQVPTLAITSTEIFNLMDTVIHTKHDQPSLVDPGLVLEACFFIKEIMNLRKEQNTPIC
- a CDS encoding AraC family transcriptional regulator; this encodes MHDRQIQLRAEYQSRINRVLDYIEANLGCELALSKLAEVAMFSPYHFHRIFRAMVGETPSQFVQRVRLEKAAALLLNNLAKPITRVAIDCGFSSSATFARAFRDKFGLTASEWRECHGKIDRKNCKTDSKQGQTLRNWQQEYDVVALYSSNALNHLRWRLTMTSDLKRDLNFDVEVKALPDMTVAYVRHVGPYQGDTELFGQLFGKLCTWAGPRGLLGRPGSKLMSVYHDSPEITDDAKLRLSVCMTVPEDTQVEGEIGKMVIHAATYAVGHFEINSDQYEAAWNALMGAWLPESGYQPADGLCFEDYLNDPKEHPEGKHIVDIHIPVKPL
- a CDS encoding Rieske 2Fe-2S domain-containing protein; translation: MTTDVRFVPAVESNSPADQVTSEAANDTFQWTQQWYPIAVVETLDPSRPHALQVLGKSVMIWRDAQQQWQCFEDACPHRLAPLSEGRVEADGTLLCAYHAWRFDKNGQCVSIPQSKDKTIEAANCSRPQACAIAYPTQEQQGLLWVWPEAGESGVSNSQGRSPRLIPEIEESSDRVIKLFWNQRDLPYGWDYFMENVADPAHVPVSHHGIMGSRYTDASYYDMPRLREVSTQEGFAFGVTSTSSTVVSASHDFQPPCLMKISSTFTDGGQLILVLYATPTRPGWCRHIGCQILVKNEAGKTPPGLGFFALPMPQWFGHILASLFLHQDLVFLHYQERTLGQRGRDRWLDEVYTPNPQDKMIITFRQWLEYRAGGGVPWDESCDPTLPPAEHDKDKLFDVWSTHTQHCHYCQTALKRIDRLTAIATIVAVGLLIAGLMVDARAMAAHTVMNPTTASLWVAPPLAFWGLMGGAGVMAIAAGLLRKLRQLFYVYRFEHADND
- a CDS encoding GNAT family N-acetyltransferase, translating into MESIDTLVHLWAETFTQAYDTIHSPENIRAYCAKNYSKKDAIAVLSSNQFDCTLAYRENLPVGYYILKHQPCPTQLDGDSYELKQIYILSSEYGTGLGRTLFKHAFEVTRQANCRWIWLCVSDSNYRAQKFYKKLKFEPIAPGPFLEVGTDKLASTIMVLHIGEA
- a CDS encoding Rpn family recombination-promoting nuclease/putative transposase — encoded protein: MRRDSIFYRLFQQSPALLFELLDDPPPNAQDYRFDSVAVKEPKFEIDGVFLPPESDAQGVVYFCEVQFQKDEQLYERLFGESFLYFYRNRSRFSDWQAVVIYPSRTIEQNQIYPYRALLRSEQVQRVYLDELGAIEQLPLGVALMALTTVDEAIAPEVARELLTRSRREPLSEAVSRTIMDMVTTIIVYKFTNLSRQEVEAMLGLNLQETRVYQEAKAEGEQIGEQRGLEQGERSLILRQLTRKVGDIPQELRSQVEQLSLTQLESLGEALLDFSTRQDLIAWLEGDRAED
- a CDS encoding GNAT family N-acetyltransferase, with the protein product MTPQIRVATDMDLENLASLITIFRDHLAQQTPHKAAILASLRKLLAEDDVEFLVADIGDGITAAYTQTRYYYSLWSTGFEAQIEDVFVMPTERKKGIGARLVQRVVSRARERGCCLITLNTNERNALALHLYTKAGFVAERSRWKGGRQLWLELPL
- a CDS encoding nucleotidyltransferase family protein, with protein sequence MGSKNIDLPVEQLQEFCQRHQITEFALFGSVLRDDFRPDSDIDVLVTFDPNANRGLSETLQMKNELQVIFGRKVDLIVKAAIERSENWLRRKNILESAQVIYAARP